The DNA sequence ACGTAAGAGATTCTATTGCGAGAACTCTACTTGCTGAAGCTGCCGGAGAAGGTGGTGAAGGTGGAGGAAGAGGAGCAAGCATCGGTGATTATGCATACCTTGCTAAAAAAGAAGAAAATCTTACCCCGTATCAGGAGTATTTAGAAGGACAAGGAGGAAGAGAAGACGGGAGTTATGATGCCAGCAAAAGATTAGACTGGAAAATCCCTTTGCATTGGAATACTACAAAATATCCTGATGTAGAATATGCAGAGGTTTTGGAGTCTTTATATTTGCCAGCTTCTTCTAGAATGGGTAATGAAAGAATCCTAGATGTTAGTAAATTAAAATATAATTATCAGTGGGGAGATATGGATGCTGCACTTGCTGACAACGAAAGAGGAGTAAACTACCTTAAAAGTAAAAGCATTGCCATCTATCCAGATACTACAGTTTGGGTAAAAGATTTCCATTTTGCATATAACGAGCCTTTATTCGAACAATATTTTTGGCATAAAGCTTACAAAGATTATCCAGTTGTTGGGGTGACTTGGGATCAGGCGAGAGCTTATTGTAATTTTAGATCAAAGTTAAAGACAGATTACAATGAAAGCTTAAAGAGAAAAAAACAAAGACCATTACAATTCCGTTTACCTACAGAAATAGAATGGGAATATGCAGCAAGAGGCGGTATGCAAAATGCTACATATCCTTGGGGAGGTCCATATTTAATGGATGACAGAGGTTGCTACCTGGCAAACTTCAAACCTAAACGAGGTAATTACATGGAAGATGATAAGAAAGGGACTTATACATATTCAGCTCCAGTAAAGAAATTTAAGAAAAATGGATTTGGGTTATTTGATATGGCTGGAAACGTTTCTGAATGGACAGAATCTTCTTATAACAATTCTTCATACGGATTTTCTTCAACTTTAAATCCTTCTACTAAAGATAAATCAGATTCTAAAAAATCTGTAAGAGGAGGTTCTTGGAAAGATATAGGTGCAATGCTTATGACTGGTGCAAGAGATTGGGAAAGAAAAGATTCCGCGAGAAGTTATATTGGATTCAGAACTGTACAGGATATTCCTGAGGCTGCTGTTAAACCAAGAAGAGTTAACAGATAATCAGATAACTTAATTTATTTTTCTATACAATTTATTTTTAATCATTAAAAAAACTAACTTATATGTTTAAGACTAAAGATGCTTGGATGAATTTCTTTTATTCATTCGGTGCTGCAATTGTAATCCTTGGAGCTTGGCTTAAGATTACTCACATTAACATAGGGCCAATCAGTGGTAACGTTGCACTTACGGTAGGACTTATTACTGAAGCTATCATCTTCATTATTTTCGCTTTCGACCCTCCAAAATCTGAAGAGTCTTATGCTTGGGAAAATGTATATCCTGAACTTTTAGATAAACATGCAAACCCGAACCCTTTACATTCAAATGTTTCTTCTAGAAATAATGCAGCAGCTCAATTTGCAGAATTAGAAAACTCTTTATCTACGAAATTGGATAAAATGTTACAGGATGCTAAATTAGATGTTCAATTATTTGACAGACTAAGAACAGGGATTGATAAATTTTCAAATTCTGTAGATCAGATTAATCAAACAGTAGACGTTTCTGCATCTACTCACAAATATAATGACCAACTTAATAAAGCTGCTCAACATATGGAAAGCATGAACGCTTTATATACTATGCAAATCGAGAATGGAAAAAAACAATCTGAATTTGCCAACAAGTATGTAGCAGATATGCAGAAATCAGCTGAACATTCAGAAAAATTCAATCAGGAGTTACAAGGTTTAACATCAAACTTAAATAATTTAAACAGAGTTTATGGTGGTATGTTAACTGCTATGAAATCTTAATTTCCTAACCATTTTTAAATTTAATTTTTAATCCAAACAAAAAAAAAGAATGGCACAAGGAAAACAGACTCCACGTCAGAAGATGATCAACCTTATGTATTTGGTGTTCATCGCTATGATGGCCCTAAATATTGATGCAGAAATTATCAGATCATATTATGACTCTACTATATCATTAAGAGAAACTA is a window from the Chryseobacterium sp. T16E-39 genome containing:
- the gldK gene encoding gliding motility lipoprotein GldK; the protein is MKRIFLLLLSASVASVSCSGGGSSSVGKPGTKGELIPREKTKSFVAERPYGMVAIPAGSFIAGLADQDITHTPEKSTLKTVTVSSFFMDEAETTNAEYRVFINYVRDSIARTLLAEAAGEGGEGGGRGASIGDYAYLAKKEENLTPYQEYLEGQGGREDGSYDASKRLDWKIPLHWNTTKYPDVEYAEVLESLYLPASSRMGNERILDVSKLKYNYQWGDMDAALADNERGVNYLKSKSIAIYPDTTVWVKDFHFAYNEPLFEQYFWHKAYKDYPVVGVTWDQARAYCNFRSKLKTDYNESLKRKKQRPLQFRLPTEIEWEYAARGGMQNATYPWGGPYLMDDRGCYLANFKPKRGNYMEDDKKGTYTYSAPVKKFKKNGFGLFDMAGNVSEWTESSYNNSSYGFSSTLNPSTKDKSDSKKSVRGGSWKDIGAMLMTGARDWERKDSARSYIGFRTVQDIPEAAVKPRRVNR
- the gldL gene encoding gliding motility protein GldL; its protein translation is MFKTKDAWMNFFYSFGAAIVILGAWLKITHINIGPISGNVALTVGLITEAIIFIIFAFDPPKSEESYAWENVYPELLDKHANPNPLHSNVSSRNNAAAQFAELENSLSTKLDKMLQDAKLDVQLFDRLRTGIDKFSNSVDQINQTVDVSASTHKYNDQLNKAAQHMESMNALYTMQIENGKKQSEFANKYVADMQKSAEHSEKFNQELQGLTSNLNNLNRVYGGMLTAMKS